A portion of the Deinococcus apachensis DSM 19763 genome contains these proteins:
- the ispH gene encoding 4-hydroxy-3-methylbut-2-enyl diphosphate reductase → MVERIHLAKPRGFCAGVVMAIQAVEKAARAENKPVTVYHSIVHNHTVVERLERQHDVHFVESLDDITALPDGSETVVFSAHGISPVVRERARALGLATIDATCPLVTKVHTEAKKYAREGYTILLIGDSAQHQEVIGTRGEAPENTIIVGVLGKTGEGLHDPHTVEVPDPERVVVLTQTTLSVDDTRRTVDILKARFPRLVVPPSEDLCYATKNRQDAVKAIAPQVDAFLVLTSTHSSNGMRLLELARDLCGRAERLETDADLADLDLPGVRSLGITSAASTPDDLVQNVVAHFRRLNPNLEVVEEGEWENIEFREPKRILPTQTLPRTMQ, encoded by the coding sequence ATGGTTGAACGCATCCATCTCGCCAAACCGCGCGGCTTCTGCGCGGGCGTGGTCATGGCGATCCAGGCGGTGGAAAAGGCCGCGCGGGCGGAGAACAAGCCCGTCACGGTCTACCACTCCATCGTTCACAACCACACCGTCGTGGAGCGGCTGGAGCGACAGCACGACGTGCATTTCGTAGAGAGCCTGGACGACATCACGGCGCTGCCCGACGGGAGCGAGACGGTCGTCTTCAGCGCCCACGGCATCAGCCCGGTGGTGCGCGAGCGGGCCCGGGCGCTGGGGCTGGCGACTATAGACGCGACCTGCCCGCTGGTGACCAAGGTCCACACCGAGGCGAAGAAGTACGCGCGGGAGGGGTACACGATCCTCCTGATCGGCGACAGCGCCCAGCACCAGGAGGTCATCGGCACGCGCGGCGAGGCGCCCGAGAACACCATCATCGTGGGCGTCCTGGGCAAGACGGGCGAGGGCCTGCATGACCCCCATACGGTCGAGGTACCTGACCCCGAGCGCGTGGTCGTCCTGACCCAGACCACCTTGAGCGTGGACGACACCCGGCGCACGGTGGACATCCTCAAAGCCCGTTTCCCGCGGCTGGTCGTTCCCCCCAGCGAGGACCTGTGCTACGCGACCAAGAACCGCCAGGACGCCGTCAAGGCCATCGCTCCCCAGGTGGACGCCTTTCTCGTCCTGACGAGCACGCATTCCAGCAACGGAATGAGATTGCTGGAACTCGCCCGTGACCTGTGTGGCCGGGCAGAACGCCTGGAGACGGACGCTGATCTGGCCGATCTCGACCTGCCGGGCGTGCGCTCGCTGGGCATCACGAGCGCCGCGAGCACCCCTGACGACCTCGTGCAGAACGTGGTCGCCCACTTCCGCCGCCTCAACCCGAATCTGGAAGTAGTCGAGGAGGGCGAGTGGGAGAACATCGAATTCCGCGAGCCGAAGAGAATTTTGCCGACGCAGACGTTGCCGCGGACGATGCAGTAG
- a CDS encoding gamma carbonic anhydrase family protein produces MPVYALDGIRPEIHPTAFIAPSADLTGRVSVAEEASVWFGAAARGDIEPITIGPRCNVQDGAVLHTDAGYPCTLEADVTVGHRAVVHGAHCAAGSLVGMGAVMLNGSRLGAGAVLAAGALLREGQHVPDGMLAVGVPARVVREVEAPGNAPRYVEQAIRYRRGLTLLEPVTATGRDG; encoded by the coding sequence ATGCCCGTGTATGCCCTCGATGGAATCCGTCCCGAGATTCACCCCACCGCCTTCATTGCCCCGAGCGCCGATCTGACCGGGCGCGTGTCGGTCGCCGAGGAGGCCAGCGTGTGGTTCGGGGCGGCGGCGCGGGGGGACATTGAACCCATCACCATCGGCCCCCGTTGCAACGTGCAGGATGGGGCGGTGCTGCACACCGACGCCGGATATCCCTGCACCCTGGAGGCGGACGTGACGGTCGGCCACCGGGCGGTCGTCCACGGGGCCCACTGCGCCGCCGGCAGTCTGGTGGGGATGGGGGCGGTGATGCTGAACGGCTCCCGCCTGGGCGCCGGTGCGGTGCTGGCCGCCGGGGCGCTGCTGCGCGAGGGCCAGCACGTTCCCGACGGGATGCTCGCGGTGGGGGTGCCCGCCCGGGTGGTGCGCGAGGTGGAGGCTCCCGGCAACGCCCCGCGCTACGTGGAGCAGGCCATCCGTTACCGCCGGGGCCTCACGCTTCTGGAACCGGTCACGGCGACGGGGAGGGACGGCTGA
- a CDS encoding NUDIX hydrolase: MPASSPSGPEVPTPGAGGVVLDSAGRVLLVRYRSGAWAFPKGHVEPGETLEQTAVREVREETGVTASPLIPLPETRYTNDRGEARVIHWFAMRAEGKTPTTLEETFPEGGFFPAEVAAGMLTYPEDQHLLRAALAVLSGASRG; the protein is encoded by the coding sequence ATGCCCGCCTCCTCCCCGTCCGGCCCCGAAGTTCCCACCCCCGGAGCTGGAGGCGTCGTGCTGGACAGCGCGGGGCGGGTGCTGCTCGTGCGTTACCGCAGCGGCGCCTGGGCCTTTCCCAAGGGCCACGTCGAGCCGGGCGAGACGCTGGAGCAGACCGCGGTGCGCGAGGTGCGCGAGGAAACCGGCGTCACGGCCAGCCCCCTAATCCCCTTGCCCGAGACCCGCTATACCAACGACCGGGGCGAGGCGCGCGTGATCCACTGGTTCGCCATGCGGGCGGAGGGAAAGACCCCCACCACCCTGGAGGAAACCTTTCCGGAGGGGGGCTTTTTCCCCGCCGAGGTGGCGGCGGGCATGTTAACGTACCCCGAAGATCAACACCTGCTGCGCGCCGCGCTGGCCGTCCTGTCCGGGGCGAGCCGCGGGTGA